DNA sequence from the Vicia villosa cultivar HV-30 ecotype Madison, WI linkage group LG3, Vvil1.0, whole genome shotgun sequence genome:
ACCTACACCTGATCTTCAAAAATTTAAGAATTCAGATTAATATTAATAGATAATTAGACTTTGACTTGCATGTTACGCCGTGaaaagtaatttattttaaaaagtattctTTCCTATAATTATACTATAATTATAATTAGAAAGACAATAGTTTCAATTAAGatattaaaaatgaataattttagtaaaatatgaatatttgaaataatattagtaaattataattttacattttaataaaaaataactactacaataattaattatgcattattgaaaatattaagaagaattcaaaagacataataattaatatgaaatttcaatagcgaaaataataaaaattatggattatttaaaataaaaaaaatcattaaaaatataaaattaaatgcaaatcatcctttgttgttttttcttttttgatttttggagtttgtttctagttcttttttcttttgatttttttctttaatttttccgTTTCCGTAAGGTCTGAAGAATGATAGGTTCTTTATCAGAGGAGATAATATTTTAATTGTCAATTTTCTTCTTTATGGTTTGATTGGGATTAAATATTTCATCTTCGGATGAGGAGATGTGGACATATATCATTCTGAGTCTTTTTTTGTAAAGAGTctttttgtgtgtgtttgttcTTCCTATTTCTCCTTGtcttaaatttctttttctttgatatGATTGTTATTTAAAACAACCGCATTATTATTGTTAGAATTTTCAAGCTGCGATGATTGCGGTTCCTAGttgtataaaaagaaaataaactatTTGTTGTCATAAAATGAATTTAgactttaaatattaaatttttataccAGTTTAATTGGACTTATGTTTGAAAGATCAAGTCGAAGGATATTTGGTACAAAAGTTTTTCTTACAGTGTAAGTTTGAGATCCTTCTTTCAAGTTATGATCGGTCAActtaatttcaaaaattaattgtTGATGACAAAGATTTTGCAGTTTTGATGGTTTGGATTTATTGTTTCCCTCAGTCAATAGTTGTTCTGTAGTTGTGTTGAGTAGTTTTTGAGCATCTTGATCAAACATCGTGAATGTAGCTTCTCTTGTTTCGTTTCATACTTTCAATTGAATTTTGAatctacatatttttatttatgtcatAGTCATAGTCTTAAAGTTTAAATAACAAAGATAAGGAATGCTAAAGTTTAGTTTGTACAATGGAGTTAGGTATTCTGGTGGCTTAGGACATAAGCGACACTTGTATTTTTGACCATCTTGAATTAGTTTTGTAAGACAAATATTACATCCAATATAATTCTATCCAAATCTATAATCAATATCATTGATGGTTGCAGCAGCCGCGAAAGAGTTTTTCCTATATACGATTAAAatgttaattaatatttaattaaaatgttatgtttACATGAAATAATTTGAATGATTTGTCCAAAAAATTAAATTCTTTAGTGTATTATTGACAAATTATTGAGGTGTATTGTTGACAAAATTTCATAGtcattatatttttcaaattttttctgtTACGGGTCATTCTCTTCTCCGGTGTATTGTTGACAAAATATTGATGTGGAAATTCTTTGATATCATCATCTTCACCGGTGCAAATCCAACCAATATCTCCATTGAAATTTATTCAAACTGTATAAGCGAACTTTGGAAAACACGATGCATTTTTAGAAAACCAAAAGTAAAATTAAATGACGAAATCAAGTGATTAAAACAAAGTAAGTTATGAGAAAGAATCAGAGAACCAAGGGCTACACAATGGCATCGAGTTTGAAGCAAATGAAAGCCTATAACTACCTGAATGAAGTGTGCTCAAAAGTTTCTGAAACAGGACTTGGTGAGGATAATTTAAGGGCTCTCAAAGCTTGGGAGTTATTGTGTTAGCTTCAGGGAGTGGCAAGGAAGCTGAAGGAATTGATAAATGGCTTTGGAAAGGTCTGGAAATTGAATACGAACTCAACACTTTTGAGGAAAAATTTGAAGTCTAAACAGGAGTTTAGTGGCTATAAAAAACTTGAGAATGAAGGTAAAAGGTTGATCTATTTATAGGGAGTGTAATGCTTGGCTCATACGTGTGAAATGAATCCAAAATCGTGTGAATCAAGTTTCATCCACAAGTGAGAAAAGTGTGACTTGTATGGCACTGAAACGCAACTAATCCTTGTGTTTATGGATCAGTTTGCTTCACAACATATCACCAATCATATTTAGATAGAAAACGCGTggaaatttgatatataattgagTTTTTGTTAATCCAAAATTCTGATCAAAAGTGAAAATCAAATTTCATGCACCCATGTTCAAGCTTGTATGCCATCTTGTACAATCCACCTTTATGGCTcattatttttgaaatttgatctTATCATCAAAAAGAGTAAAATGTGATAAGAAAGTATTGATTTGGACATTTGAGAAAAAAGTTAGGACATGTTGAAGTTGGTACAATGACCTTAAATCACAAGTCAAAATAATTCAAGTCCAAAATGACCTATAAGgtcatcaaacttttcatggctTTCCAAGCATAATTAACTTTTGATCCTTGAAGAAGTATTGTAAAGGACATCAAGAATGACATTATGCAAAAAGAAGCACTAAAAAATGTTtaatattgaaggagttatgatcTTGCAAAGTTAGGCAAAATACACTTGAAATTAGGTCAAATTTCACTTAGTCCACAAAATGACCTCTAATGTATTCAAACTTTTGATGATCTTACATGTACAATTGGCTCTTGACTTGTAAAGAAACGTTGTTGGGGATGTCAAAGAGATTCATTTGCAAAAAGAAGCACTCCAAAATGCTTAACCATGAGTAAGTTGTGATATTTTGAACTTAGGCTTGAAAATattaacttttaggtcaaacttctTTGATCAAACTTGAACCTTTTAAGCTTTTCTTGAAATTAAAGGCATCTTGATGAACATATGAACTTAAATTGATGAAATCTTGATTAAACTTTGATTGAATAAGGGGAAAGCTTGAGATTACTTGATGATGAAgacatggaaataaacacataaACCTTGACTTTCTTGAGGAACAAGCAATCAAATCTTTGGATAATTCTTTATCAATTTGAAGTTGAATAAAGCTTAAAGAGATCATGCCTAAGATTATCGGTCAAGTCTTAATGCATGAGCCCTTGAGAATCAATTATCAAACAATTTCTGAGCTTGAGCAAACAAAACCCTACCTGATGGAACAATGCTTGGTGTTCTTGATTCAATCCCCTAACTTGCAAAATAAAAATGAGGGAAACAAAgcatcttttttatattttttttaaggttAGTAAAGCATAAAGGTAtacaaatacaaatcaaaataaacacAAGAAGGTGCTTGGTGATCCCCATAAGGAAATACTTAAAAAGATAGGTGAGAGGTCACCAAGCTTGTGATCTTGATACATATGCACATGATGCAAATTGATAACGAAGAAAAGTTGAAGTTCAACAACTTTGAGTTGAAGACAGATGAAGATTTGAGAGTTATATGGAGTATGTTTCACCATtacaaaataaagcataaaggtatacaaatacaaatcaaaataaacacAAGAAGGTGCTTGGTGATCCCCATAAGGAAATACTTAAAAAGATAGGTGAGAGGTCACCAAGCTTGTGATCTTGATACATATGCACATGATGCAAATTGATAACGAAGAAAAGTTGAAGTTCAACAACTTTGAGTTGAAGACAGATGAAGATTTGAGAGTTATATGGAGTATGTTTCACCATTACAAAATAAAGGGTTTGATCGAAGTGGATGCGAAAGTGGCGAGATCGGTAGATGATATTTTAAAGATGTTGAAACGTTCTGAATCATCTTTAACTCATGAAATGTGACGTTAGATTTTGTGTTAATAAAGATCTATGTAATGTCACATATTTTGTGTATGTGAtaacaaatatttatattaatttgtgTTTTCTTACTACcgtgtttgaaattgtttatgTTTTGTGATTCTCTTAACGGAGTATATTCCAGATTTTACTATCCAGAAAATCTCATGTCATGATTTTCTGttattgtttgaaatttattttgtttgtgattttttgtaggggtggcaaaacgggtcagcCACCCCGCCCCGCGCCGCCTTAAGCCCGCAAAAAATGagtggggcgggcatgcccgccaagtaaaatgggcataaaattcatgcccgccccgctaAGATGGCGGGtcggcgggcggcgggcttgcccatctattttttatttatattttttttcatttttttaatagattaagagttttttttttacctttttattaaatttttcatttattatttaaaacaaaattttaacaaattttactttaaaaaatattacatatatttacaaataaatgtataaaataaaccaccAACAAtgaaaattactagaattaactaaataGGGCGGGCTTAAGGCGAAACAGAATGAACGAATAGGCGAGACGGATTTTAGCGGGCGGTGAACTTTGGCGGGACGAACTTTGACGGGTggcgggcggggcgggctttggcgggcggcggacttAAAATCCAAACCCAACCCGCCAATTATTGGCGGGTGTGCGGGCCGGCTCGACAGACCacaacccgttttgccacccctaatttttTGATAATATGCTATATTTTGTATTTTACAATCTTGAAACTCTCCTGCATGAGATTGTGGCGTGTTTAAGTGCTAGTATCACGGAAGAATTTAGATTATCAAATTtggattttattattttttttaacattgtgtATAACATGTCTTATGGAAATGTTGTGTATTTTAGACgcgtttgaattttaaaattcaaaaaaatttgaaatctataaatattttgaaatttcacGGGGGTGTATGAGTAACGCAAAGAGTAATGTCATATAAAATTAGTTGGTAATTGATTTGTTTGACCAACACTCTTCCATTTGTGAGGAACTATTAAATAGTATAATTAGGATTTGAGTTATTTTGGACATTTTATTAGTTAATAGTTAGATGGGCCTGATCTAGTTAAAAGTTAGTTGGGTCTCCTCTATTATAAATAGGTATTTCAATCATTCTTATTCTTTGTTTAATTGCAATTATGTTTtacatcaataaaaaaattatcaagAAAATGAacattaaagaaaaaaaagatgtaAAATGTGTGGAACTGTTATTTATATTGTATTCACCTCGTGAGTTATCTCAACACCAAAAAACTCATAACCAATTTCAACAAACATATTGTAATTGAAAAATAACTGCCGCAATGAGGAAAAGGCTTTTGCCGTTATGGTTGTTATCAttgcaatatattttttttatttgaaaattttgatatCTTATCCAACACAAGGATTGATAGTACCTAACAAGTTTACTCGGGACTAGGACTATTTTCGGTCCGGTCCGGTCCGGGTATTTGCTATCCCGAGAGCCGGACTGAAATAGTATCGGataaaaccggaccggaccgaaaCAGTGATGGACCAATTTTTTTGACCGAAACCGGACCGTTACTTCGGATATCCGACAAAAGTATCCAATAAATATCCAATACAGTATTCATTTTTAGTAACGGATAAAAAAATTACCCATTCCCGAACCGAATAACATTTGGTCGGTTCAATGGACCGGTTCCACCGGTACGGAATCGGTACGGTTTCCGATCCGGTTCTCGGATCCTATGGACCAAATACAGCCCTACTCGGGATCTTGAGAGGTAAATAAGGGTTTTAGAATCATGTGTTTTTTAATTCGTTTTCCCAGTAAACAACAACAGTTCTTTTAGAACCTTGGCTATAGTTATATGCCTATAATCAATACTTAACAATATTGCCACCATATTAATCAAGAAGTTATCTCATTATGCCGTACCTAATACAAATTCAAACCAGAACACAAAACTGTATCTTTAATCATATATAATTAAAAGGTAGAAACACAAATTTCATCAACCTTACAAGCTTCAATTCTAGTAAAGAATAAACCTTTATATTCAACAATCAACAAGCCCCAAAAAGaaaggtaaaagaaaaaaaatcaaagaaaaacataGAGAACCGGTTCTTAACTATGTATAAACaccaaatcaaacaaaaaaaatagaggaAGAGGACACACTGTTTTCTACAAAAAGATGAAACAGTCCAATGAGATAAGAGGATTATCAACATCTTCCATAACTGTTGAATCCACATTGTGATTATGACTAGCAACCACATCCTTAACAATGGTTTCTCTCTGCCTAAAATTCAAACCAGACGAATGAATCCGTCGCAAACTGTTGTTTGGATTCGGACTAGAGATCGTTGCTTTAAGGCCTTCTTTCCTTATCGAAGAAGACGAATTAACTGAACGGGAATAATGAGCAACACTAACATTGGGACTGTTATTCGTATTACTTATTCGCTTCGAAACACTGTTGTCTGAGATGGTGAATCTCCGGCTTGGAGAAGGTGAACCCGTCATTCTATTAGGCCTCATTGGTAATAATTCCACTTCCTTTCTGAAACTCTTCTGTCGAGTAAGATTCGTCGGTGAATTCGATCGAACTCTTTTCTGTGGCATGTTTTCCTTAGTTGGTGAAGGGTTTACGATCTTTTTAGGTTTGGTGGGGATGAAGGAAAGAGGAGAAGATTCCGAGAGGGAATTGATGCGAGTGATGATGTGTGGATTCTCCTTGTAGCATGACCAAAGATACTCATTGGAGAAGGATCTATCTTTGGAGGTTAAAGATGATAATGAATTGGAGCTTGAAGATGAGATGGTGTTGGAAGAAGTAGTGCATGTGAAGGAAGAAACTGAAGAGGTTGGTGATGGAGGTGATAGAGGTGAAAGTGAGATTTTGTTTGAAGGATAAGCAAGGGTTGGTGTTGTTGGAGAATGAGGTGGTAGaggttgatgatgttgatgagaGATGACAAGTTTGTCTTGAAGGTGTTTGTTGAATTGATCAAGAGAGTTTTTGTTGGGTTTGCATTTGCTAATGCAGCAACCCATGATTTGGTTGAGGAATGAATGAGAGGCAAGAGAGTGAGGAAAAAGAAAAGGGTGGTTTGATATAGCATTGGGAGTTGGGTTTGAAAAACAGGTATATTTAGCATTCTTGTTTAGCTTTTGGTACTTTTTTTTGCTTTTTAGAGTTTGTGGTTGTTTGAATTTGGTTACCGGGGATGGGTTCCGTTGTGCAACGGTTATGTAAGAAGATGATGGCTGGGTGGGTGCATGCTATTCTCATTTTCATAATTCATATGACTTTTGCTTTTGAGTTTTGAGTGCGCGAAGACGTCAAGGTGGGGTCTGCATTGTATCATTGTATTGTTTGCAATGGATCATTAAGTGAAAgaacaaaaacattaaaaattgcATAAACCAAatattattgaataaaaaattcaatttaatccTTATGGTTATTTCATAAAGTTTATCAATCaactatataaattaatttaaatttttttatttaaccaTTTACTATCATATGAGTTTTTCTTGGATCGTCTATAAACCTGCTTACCAAACCAACAACAAATCAAATGTTTGTCTAATATTGCTTAGATATATAAGAGAACTGTTTGAAAATTATGGAATCCATTTTTTACTCCCTTTCTCCTTTCTCTAGCTTGAGATTTTCTCAATAGGTGTTGTTGCAAATttacattctttcatcttaaacCTTTTGATTATTTCATCAACATACTTTCTTGGGTGTAGCATCAAACCTCTTGAGGTGTTGAGAATTTTCATCCTAGAAAGTAGGATATCATGTGAagatcaatcatctcaaacttcATCTTGAGTTCCTTGAATCTCTTGATCTCGAATTTATTGCTTCTAATTACAAATAAATCATTAACATACAAGAATATAAAAACAATCATACAATTGTTGACGCCCAAATGCACTTGAAATCCATATATTCCTTGTTCTAGACTTTGGGTACCAATTTCAGACCATAAAGCGCCTTGTTCAGTCTATGAACCATTTAGTCCTTGTCTTTGATCTCAAATCCTAGTGGTTTAGTAAAGATCACTTCCTCAACTGgatcatttaaaaatgatgacTAGACATATAGTTGGAACATGCATCATCCCCGTGCATTTGTTGTGGCTATCATAAGCCTAATTATCTCAATTTTGGCAACATGGGCATAAACCTTTTAATAGTTTAAACCTTGTCTGTACAAAAAAATTCTAGCAACTAACATGGCCTTGTGTTTTGCAATTGGTCAATCTGGGTTATGTTTCAACTTGAACACATACTTTACTTCAATAGCCTTCTTAACATGTGGCATTTATATGAGCTCCCAAGTATCATTCATTTCAATTGTAGATAGCTCTTCTTTCATAGCCTTTTCCATGTCTTTCCAATTACGGATTCATATATGGTTGATGGGCTCAACATATGCCATCAGTGCCATATGAACCAAATCACCTTCTTAAGTCACATCATTGTCATTGTTGAGTTCACATTCTTGCGCCCTTCTTGGAATGTTCTGTATTCTTTAAGATTTCTAATTCACCTTAACATTTAGAACTTCCACATCTTTTTTAGATGATTCATCACTATCTTCATTGTTGTTCAGTAATGAAGTCACCTAAGATTTTCTTGAACAACTCCTTGATTTCCAATCCCATAAGCTTCCATCGTCTATCATTATATCGCTATTGATATATATCTTTTGAGTGACAAGATCATATATTTTATAGGCACCAGATACTTGATAACCAATTAAAATCATCGGTGTGCACTTATTATCCAACCTCATTCTTTTGGCATCAGATACATATTTGTGACACAATGAACCAAATACTTTGAAATGACACATATTAGGATTGTTCTCACTCCAAACCTCCTTATGTACTTTGTTCTCCAACCTTCTAATTGCATATTTATTCAACACATATGTTGCAATGTTAACTACTTCACCCTAAAATGATTTAGGCATACATATTTGTTCTAACATTAATCTCGCTATATCTAAAATAGTTTTTCGTCTTCTTTAATATAAGCCATTAAGTTGTGGTGTATAAGGAGTTGTAACTTCATTTTGTATTCCTTGATCATCATAAAATGACTCAAAGGCCTTTGATGTGTATTCACCACCAC
Encoded proteins:
- the LOC131655687 gene encoding uncharacterized protein LOC131655687 encodes the protein MGCCISKCKPNKNSLDQFNKHLQDKLVISHQHHQPLPPHSPTTPTLAYPSNKISLSPLSPPSPTSSVSSFTCTTSSNTISSSSSNSLSSLTSKDRSFSNEYLWSCYKENPHIITRINSLSESSPLSFIPTKPKKIVNPSPTKENMPQKRVRSNSPTNLTRQKSFRKEVELLPMRPNRMTGSPSPSRRFTISDNSVSKRISNTNNSPNVSVAHYSRSVNSSSSIRKEGLKATISSPNPNNSLRRIHSSGLNFRQRETIVKDVVASHNHNVDSTVMEDVDNPLISLDCFIFL